From Chryseobacterium camelliae:
CAGTTTGCCTTATCAGTGGCTTTTAATTCCTGCCTGCTTCATAATGCCGTTTTTTATAAAACATCTTTAAAGAATACTGTATTTAGAGATTCTGTCCTTATGGAGGCTGATTTTTCAGACTGTAATCTGGGTGGAGCAGTATTTGCCGGGTGTGATCTTTCCGGTGCGGTTTTCGACCATACTAACCTTGAAAAGGCCGATTTCAGGACCGCTGTGAATTACTCCATAAATCCGGCGGTAAACAGGCTTAAAAAAGCCAGATTTTCGCTTTCCGGCATATCTGGTCTGCTGGATACTCTGGATATTGAAATTGACCGTAATAACTAGGGTAGTGTTCAGGGTCAGGTATTATATCTTGTTGGGTTAAAAATGATCCCAACGTTATAAGTAATTTAATCAAAAGAAAAACCATCACGATCGTGATGGTTTTATATGTAAATCAGTAATCTGTTATTAAAAGTTAGTACGGTTAGAGGTTGGCGTTGTTGCCGCCAGGTTAGCATTGTAAGCCTCTCCGTTTTCATTGATGATTCTTTTCCCGAATCTGTATTTTGGACCCCAATACGAATCATTCAGCGACGAAATCATGACTCCCTTTGATGTAGCAGCATGAATAAACTTCACTTCACCATTTTCATCTACACTTTCTACGATTCCTACGTGAGAGATTCTCCTGCCGTGCGAAAAGAAAATAAGGTCACCTTTTTGAAGGTTCTCTTTTTCAATTTTCTCTCCTTCTTCAGCCTGGGAAGCAGCAACTCTTGGTAAGCTCAACCCTGCAGCGGCACCGAATACGGAAAGTACAAATGCAGAGCAGTCGATCCCGTTTCTGGTCATCCCTCCATATCTGTAGGGAGTTCCTATATAGGTCGCAGCCTCAGAAAGGATACCGTCGATTGTTTTATTGTGCTTGATTGCTTTGGCAATTTCAGAATTTTTGATGGAATTTTTAGCATTGGCTATAGTAGCTGCCTTCTCTGCAAGAAAAGAATCAATGAGTCTCTGCTTGTCAAGCTCCATTTTCTTAGTATCAATAGAGACAAGTTTGGCATCTGTTTTGTATTCTTTATTGTAAGTTGCTGGTTTTGATACTACATAATTAGTTACACAAGATTGTAATGAAACGGTAGAAACAAAAGCGACTAAGTAAAACAAAACTCTTTTCTTCATATATATTTGATTATCCGTGTTAGAAAAAGGAATATTTATTTTCAAATGCAACACAAAAATATGTATTCCTTATAGAAGGACTTTAATATGAGTATTTTTGCACTTTGTTTTTAACACATTTTAACATATTGTATAAGTATGTTAAAGAAAAATAAACCGCTTTAGGCTATTTTTAGCTTATATGCGGTTTTTTTTATTAAGATTCTTTAACAAAATTAATACGGGATCTTTATCAACAGGATTTTATATCATTAACGCTCTTTTTTTATTCACTTTTTATAAAACAAAAAACTCTCCGGACTTTCCGGAGAGCTAACTAATATGGAACTTTACAAACGTTATCTTGTAAATAACATTTCTCTATACTTGGTCATTGGCCAAAGCTCATCATCTACCATCATTTCCAGCGCATCTGAAGCTTCACGGATTACATCGAATAAAGGCTTCACCTGGTTGCAGTAAGCTTCAGCCTGAGCCTGGCTGTCAGATATTGCTTTTGCAGCTTCTCTG
This genomic window contains:
- a CDS encoding pentapeptide repeat-containing protein; the protein is MKESYFSDQEFKNTGAIELQKGEYDYCIFRQVNFEYADLSGFRFNNCQFILCNISLANLSGTVFSDVVFNECKMLGLHFDQCNQFALSVAFNSCLLHNAVFYKTSLKNTVFRDSVLMEADFSDCNLGGAVFAGCDLSGAVFDHTNLEKADFRTAVNYSINPAVNRLKKARFSLSGISGLLDTLDIEIDRNN
- a CDS encoding C40 family peptidase, whose product is MKKRVLFYLVAFVSTVSLQSCVTNYVVSKPATYNKEYKTDAKLVSIDTKKMELDKQRLIDSFLAEKAATIANAKNSIKNSEIAKAIKHNKTIDGILSEAATYIGTPYRYGGMTRNGIDCSAFVLSVFGAAAGLSLPRVAASQAEEGEKIEKENLQKGDLIFFSHGRRISHVGIVESVDENGEVKFIHAATSKGVMISSLNDSYWGPKYRFGKRIINENGEAYNANLAATTPTSNRTNF